The Liquorilactobacillus nagelii DSM 13675 DNA window AGTATAGCTAAAGATTATTTGAATCAAAAAAAGCAGCTAGCTTTTTTTGAGCGCAGTCAACTGATTTGGCGATTGCAAAAAACTACTGAAAAACAACAGACTCGACGAATAAAATTAACAGCAGCAACAGCTCAATTAGCTAAACAGCAGCAATTAACTGATTCTTTGCAACAACAGCAAACTAAAGTGCAGCAGCAACAATTGCAAGTGAATCAACAAATTGATAATTGTCAAGCTGGATTGGTACAAGTAGTTAAGCAACGAGAACAATTGAACGGACAGCAACAGTTAACAGCACAACAAGAAGATTATCGTCAGCAGCGAAAGCAAGAATTAGTACAGCAACTAGCTGAGGCCGAACAAACCACGCAACAACTACAAAGACAATTACGTGAGCTTAAACAACAATTATCTCTGCAAAAAACAAAAACTGCTAAATTGCAAAAGACAATTAGAATTCAGAAAAATGAACTCCAACTTGGATCTGATGAATTACAGCAGCAACTGGAAGAATTGCGTAATCAAATAGTTGCCAAAATGCAACGCCAGGCTTCAGTCAATAATCAGATTAATTATTTAGCTAAAGAACAGCAGCGCCAACTAGCACACCAGCAACAACTATTAGCTAAATTAACAACGTTGCAGCAACAACAACATACTTCCACGAATGAACATCAAGATGCGACTAATCAGGCGACGGCTTTGAAAGAGCATCTAGAACAATTACAACAGCAAGAACAACAATTGTTGGATCGACAAGAACAATTGCAACGAAAGTATACAGTTCAGCAGCAACGCTGGTATCAGGCTAATGGAATTTTTCAACAGGCACGTGCAAAATATGATAGTTTGCATGAGATTTCTAGTAGTTATAACAATTATTATCAAGGTGTTAAACAAGTTTTATTGGCAAAAAATCGGTTAAGTGGAATTATTGGTTCAGTAGCGGAACTGTTAACCGTTCCGCCAAAAATCTCAGTTGCAATTGAGACAGTTCTAGGAGGACAACTACAGAATATTGTAGTTACTGATGAACAGGCAGCTAAACAAGCAATTAATTATTTAAAAAGCAATCATTATGGTAGAGTAACTTTTTTGCCGCAGACGACTGTCCAAACACGAAAAATTTCGTCAATGATAGAAGAGCAACTGAAAAACATATCAGGGGTTGTTGGAGTAGCTAGTCAGTTGGTTAAAACGGCAGCTTCCAACCAACATGTTTTAGAACATTTATTGGGTACAACCGTGATTGTTGAAACAATTGACAATGCTATTACAACAGCTCAAAAATTGCATTTTCGTTGTCGAATTGTTTCGTTAGATGGCGACGTGATTAATGCTGGTGGTTCAATGAGTGGCGGTTCCCGGCGAAACAACAATGGTTTGCTTTCCCAGCAACAGCAGTTAACCGATTTAGCAGCTGGAATTGCAAAAATGCAACAGCAATTAGTCCAACTTGAAGAATCAGGCGGTCAGCTTAAACAACAGCGAAAAGCGGCAGCTAAACAATTAGCTGAGCTTAAGCCCGAGCTCAAACAAGCTGAAATAGTTTACCAGAATGCAGCTACTGACTTGAAGTTGCAGCAAAATGAGAAGAATCATCTGCAACAACAATTAACTGCTCAACAATTTGAGGTAGAGCAAAGCAAATTGGCGATGGAAAACTTTACAGCTGATCAAGCTAAAGCGGTTCAGGAAAAGAAACAGTTGATACTTGAATTGGAACAGTTAAAGAATGAATTTGCAAAGCGCCAGCAACAATTAAAAAATATTACGGCTACTCATCATCAGCAAGAAAGTGAGTTAGCTGAACTTGAACAACAACAGGCAGTTTTACAACAGCAGCAGGCTTCTGGCCAGCAGCAAGTCGAAGAATTAAGTAAACGTTTGACAACGCGCCAACAGCAATTGCAGCAAAAACAAGCAGAATTAACGGCGTTAACTGCAACAGCAGCCAAACAACAAATCAGCGGTAAAAACTTGGTGCAACAATTAGCAGATTTATCTCATCAGCAGCAAACCGCGGAAGGAAAACTGCAAGAGCTTCAGCAACAGCGAACCCAATTACAAGAAAAGGTATCACAACAGCAGGTTAAAGTTAAACGACAAACAGAACTGCAACAATTAGCGCAACAGGAATTTCAACAACTCAAGTATCAAGTTGAACAACAAGATCAGCAACTTGATCAAGATTTGCAAACGCTAAGTGAAAAGTATCAACTGACATTTGAAGCAGCTCAGCGTCTTGAGCGTGAAAAAGATTCGACAGTAATTGAGCGTCAGTTAAAGCTTTTGAAGCGTGGAATTAGCGAATTGGGTGAAGTTAACTTGGGAGCAATTCAAGAATTTGAGCGGGTTAATCAACGGTACCAGTTTTTAACAGCTCAGCGGCAAGATTTGTTGGACGCCAAGATTGAATTACAAAAAAGTATGGCGGAGATTGATCAGGAAGTTAAAAGCCGATTTGAAAAAACTTTTAAGCAAACTGCAACAGCATTTAGTCAAATTTTTCCAGAAATGTTTGGCGGCGGTCAGGCTAGTTTAAAATTGACAGCACCAGACAATTTGTTGCAAACTGGGATTGAGATTATGGCTCAGCCACCGGGCAAAAAATTGCAGCGCCTATCGTTATTATCAGGTGGTGAAAAGGCTCTAACTGCGATAGTTTTATTATTTGCAATTTTGAGAGTTAAACCGGTACCATTTGTAATTTTGGATGAAGCTGAAGCAGCCTTAGATGATGCAAATGTTGATCGTTATGCTCAGTATTTGAAAAAGTTTTGTCAAAAAACGCAATTTATTGTCATTACACATCGTAAAGGAACGATGGATCATGCTGACGTACTTTATGGGATTACAATGCAACAGTCAGGTATTTCGAAAATGGTTTCGGTGGCATTAACCTAGGTTAGGGAGGAATACAATGGGGTTTTTTGAAAAAATCAAACAGGCGTTTACTGGAGAAGAAGCGCCGAAACAAGATACAACAGAAAAAAAATATGACGAAGGATTAGCTAAAAGTCGGCAGACGTTCGGTGACAAATTAAATAGTTTGCTAGCAAATTTTCGAACAGTTGATGAAGACTTTTTTGATGATTTGGAAGAAACTTTAATTGAATCAGATGTTGGTTTTGAAACGGCAGTTAAAATTAGCGACGAATTGCGTCAGGAAGTTAAATTAAAGAATGCCAAAACCAAACAGGCCGTTTCTGAAGTTATTATTCAAAAACTGATTGAACTGTATGAACATGAAGGGGCTGATGAAGACGCTAAACTCCATTTTGCAACAAACGGGCCGACTGTATTTTTGTTTGTGGGAGTTAATGGAGTTGGCAAGACAACGACAATTGGTAAATTAGCTCACCGCTTAAAAAAAGACGGGAAAAAAGTTTTATTGGCAGCTGGGGATACTTTTCGAGCTGGTGCAATTGAGCAATTGGCTGAATGGGGCAAACGGGTTGAAGTTCCAGTAGTTCGTAAACCAGCTCAAAGTGATCCAGCTGCTGTGGTTTATGATGCGGTTAAACGCGCTAAATCAGAAAATTTTGATGTTTTATTGGTTGATACAGCTGGTCGGCTGCAAAATAAAGTTAACTTGATGAAAGAGCTTGAGAAAATATCGCGAGTTATTACTAGAGAAATTCCAGCAGCTCCACAAGAAGTATTGCTGGCATTGGATGCTACTACAGGTCAAAATGCATTAACCCAAGCAAAGCAATTTAAAGATGTAACACCTGTTAGTGGAATAGTTTTGACTAAATTGGATGGTACAGCCAAGGGCGGAATTGTGTTGGCTATTCGGAATGAATTGCATTTGCCAGTCAAACTGGTTGGTTTGGGCGAGCAAATGGATGATTTGCAGGACTTTGATCCCGAAAAATTCGTTGCAGGATTGTTTGGTGGATTGCTACAAGATATTGGAGCAAATTGAAAAGGGGTCTAGCTGCGGATGACAATTGAAAAGACAAACCAAATAAATGCACTGCTTGATTTTTATGAACCACTACTAACTGGAAAACAAACTAAGTATATTGCATATTACTATCGGGAGGATCTATCTTTAGGAGAAATTGCAGAGAATTATCATGTCTCACGGCAAGCAGTTTATGATAATATTAAAAGGACTGAAAAGATTCTGGCTGCTTATGAAGAAAAGCTGCATTTGTATCAGCAATTTCAGCAAGTCAATCAACAAACTGAGCAGATTAAAGCATATGTAGTCAGCCATTATCCAGAAGACACAAAACTTTTGCAGCTATTGAAACAGTTGGAAAGCATAGAAGAATAGGTTGGTGATTTAGCGTGGCATTTGAAGGCTTAACTGAAAGACTGCAGCAGGCAATTGGAAAACTGAAACGCAAAGGTAAAGTTAGTGAAGGCGATGTTAAGGAGGTTATGCGGGAAATCCGCTTGGCCTTGCTGGAAGCTGATGTTAATTTTCAAGTAGTTAAAGATTTTGTTAAAGAAGTCCGTGAAAAAGCCATTGGTGCAAAAGTTTTAGAGAGCTTAACTCCAGCGCAACAGATTGTTAAAATTGTCAATGATCAGTTGACAGCGGTGATGGGGCAAGAAGCTGTTCCGTTACAGAAATCAGAAAAAATACCAACTATTATTATGATGGTTGGTCTGCAAGGTGCCGGTAAAACGACAACTTTAGGTAAGCTGGCTCTAAAACTAAAAAATGAACAGCATGCACGACCATTATTGATTGCTGGGGATGTTTATCGCCCCGCGGCAATTGATCAGCTGCAAGCGCTTGGTGAGCAAATTGGGGCTCCAGTATTTTCGTTAGGAACTGATATTTCTCCGGTTGAGATTGTTCGGCAAGGCTTAAAAGCTGCTCAAGAAAAGAAAAATGACTATGTTTTGATCGATACTGCAGGGCGCTTACAGATTGATCAGAAGTTAATGGAAGAACTTAAACAAATTACTGAATTAGCCCAACCAAATGAAACTTTATTAACGGTTGATGCAATGACCGGGCAAAATGCGGTTGAAGTTGCTAAGGGCTTCAATGAGCAGCTGAACATCACTGGGGTTGTTTTGACAAAGCTCGATGGCGATACTCGTGGTGGAGCCGCCTTGTCAATTCGAGCAGTTACCGGTAAACCGATTAAGTTTATTGGTCAAGGCGAAAAAATGACTGATTTGGATATTTTTTATCCGGATCGAATGGCTTCAAGAATTTTGGGTATGGGCGACATGCTGACCTTAATTGAGAAAGCCCAGCAAGATTTTGATGAAAAAAAAGCTGCTGAAATGCAAGAAAAGATGCGTGAAAATAGCTTTGATTTCAATGATTTTTTGGACCAAATGGAGCAAGTTCAAAAAATGGGCCCAATGGATGACATAATGAAAATGATTCCAGGAATGGCAAATAACCCAGCACTAAAAAACTTTCAAATTGATGAAAAGCAAATTGCGCATATTAAAGCAATTGTTTTATCAATGACTCCGAATGAACGTGAGCAACCTGATATTTTGAATCCAAGTCGTCGTCGCCGAATTGCTGCTGGATCTGGACGCCCAGTTCAGGAAGTTAATCGGATGATTAAGCAGTTTAATCAGATGAAAAAAATGATGAGCAATATCAGCAAAGGTAATTTGAATGGAATGGAAGGACTATTAGGTAACGGTTTGTCCGGTAAAATGGCTAAAATGTCATTAAACTCGATGGTTCGAAAAAATAAAAAACGTAAGCTCAAACGCTTGAAAAAGCTCAAAAAGAGACGAAAATAACTAAATAAAATACAGCTGTCAAGAAATAATACTTTACAGGCAGTCAATTTATTGGTATATTATTATTCGTTGATAAATTAATTAGGAGGTGTCATTCATGTCAGTAAAAATTCGTTTGAAACGAATGGGTTCAAAGAAACGTCCATTTTATCGGATCGTTGTAGCCGATTCACGTTCACCACGTGATGGTCGCTTTATCGAAACCGTTGGAACTTACAATCCGTTAACTCAGCCAGAAAAAGTAACTCTTAAAGAAGAGACTATTATGACTTGGTTAAATAATGGTGCTCAGCCATCAGATACGGTTAAAAATATTCTTGCAAAACAGGGAATTATGAAAAAATTCCACGAAGCACGTTTTGCTAAAAAGTAAACTTTTAAATTAATTTGAGGTTTATGATTAAAATTAGCTGATTTTTTAAAGTAATTGGCTGAATATTTCTGGTATAAGAACTCTCTTGATAAGACAGCGATGTTTTGTTTAGAGAGTTTTTTTAAGGAGAGGTTTATGAAATATTTTGAAGTTGGAACAATCGTTAATACACATGGAATTAAAGGTGAGGTCAAAGTAGCAGTTGTTACTGATTTTGCTAAGCAACGTTTTCAACCGGGAAAAATCGTTTATCTGCAAAATAATCAAACCAGTCCAGAAAAAGTGACGCTTAAAACAGTTAGAACCTTTAAACAATTTTATTTGCTCTCTTTTAACGAGTATTCTGATTTAACTGCGGTAGAACATTTAAAGCAGGTTAAGATATTAATTGATGAAAACCAGCAAGCCCCACTTGCGCAAGGAGATTATTACTACCATCAAATTATTGGACTGCAGGTTATAGATCAGCAACAGCAAAGTTTAGGCAAAATTAAAGAAATCTTGAGCCCAGGTGCAAATGATGTTTGGGTTGTCGAACGTTCAGGTAAAGCTGATTTGCTCCTTCCGGCAATTCATGATGTGATCAAAAAAATTGATATTGAACAGCATAAAGTCGAAGTTGAGCTGCTGGATGGGTTGGATGATTGATGAAAATTAATATTTTAAGTCTTTTTCCAGAAATGTTTACCGGTCCGCTGCATGAATCAATTGTCGGTAAAGCAATTGAAAAAACTTTAATTGAAGTACAAGTTGTTAACTTTCGCGATTATACTACTAACCGCCAAAAACATGTTGACGATTATCCTTACGGTGGTGGAGCGGGAATGTTATTGCAAGCCCAGCCAATTTTTTCAGCCCTAGACTCTCTGGAAAAAAAGGATGGTCAATTAGGACGAGTAATTTTACTTGATCCAGCCGGAAAAAAATTTGACCAGTCATTGGCAGAAGAATTTTCCCAAGAAAAGTCGCTGACTTTTATTTGTGGTCATTATGAAGGTTATGATGAACGAATTAGAACTCGAATAACAGATGAAGCTTCTTTAGGCGATTTCGTGATGACCGGTGGTGAAATTGCAGCCATGGCAATGATTGATGCAACTGTTAGGCTGTTACCTGGGGTTTTGGGCAATCAAGCTTCAGCACCAGCCGATTCATTTTCCCGAGGTTTAACGGGATTATTGGAATACCCGCAGTATACTCGGCCGGCTGATTTTCAAGGCTTAAAGGTTCCCGATGTTTTGTTAAGTGGGAATCATCAAAAAATTGCTGAATGGCGTCAGAAAGCTGCACTTTTACGAACTTATCAACGACGGCCGGATTTATTGAAAAAAATTGAGTTAAATTCACAACAGAATCAGTGGCTGCGAGAATTTTCTAAAAGAGTTGATTAGCTGATTTAAGTATGATAACATGGTGATTGGCTTATTAGCCAGATTAACAGCATTCCGCTGCAACTGGACATGAATGCTGGCGAAAGGAAGAAAAAAAATGAATCCATTGATTCAAAAGATTACCGAGTCACAATTACGCAAAGATATTCCTGATTTTCGTCCGGGAGATACAGTTCGAGTTTATGCTCGAATTGTTGAAGGTACCCGTGAACGAATCCAGTTATTTGAAGGTGTTGTTATCAAACGCCGCGGCCAAGGAATTAGCGAAACTTATACAGTTCGCAAAATTAGTAGCGGTGTTGGTGTAGAAAGAACTTTCCCAGTTCACTCACCACGTGTTGATAAAATTGAAGTTGTTCGCCAAGGTCGTGTACGTCGTGCTAAATTGTATTATTTACGTGCACTTCATGGAAAAGCAGCTCGTATCCCAGAAAAATTACGCAAATAGAGTTAAGAAAAAAGCCTTGGATACCAAGGCTTTTTTACTTACATATTTTTAAACGCTAAATTTCGCAGATTTTAAAAATTAGTTTAGTGGCACTCAGCTAGGTAATGTGCAATTTCTTGTTCAACTAATTTTGAGCAATGCTGCGGAAGTCCAAAACTTTGGATAAAAAATTGGCTATTAATTACTGATTTAGCTGTTTCGTTCAGGTAAAATGGAATTAACAAACGAATAGCAAGTTGATTTGTCCGATATTCGATACTGATTAATTGTGAGGCACTGGTGTGATAGAGAATTTGATCAGTTGGATCATTCAGGAGAAGATGGGCCAGTTCATGAGCTAATTGAAAAATTAATTCATGTGGTCTTGTCCAATTTTGGTTCATAATAATAATTTTTTGCTTAGCACATGCAATTGAAGGAGCTGTTGCTGATAATGATTTTGTCCAAAAAATGGTAATTTTTTTTTGATGAGCTATTGCAGTTAATTGAGAAAGAATCTGTTCCAAAAAAACACCTCCGCATTATTTGTCTACTTTATTATTTCGCAAAATTGACTCAATAATTGCGAAATCTGCCGGAGATATTTTTTTCCCTTCATAGGTAAAAATTACATCTTTATCTTGCTTTAGTTCAATTTGTGGATTTTTTTGACTTTCTCTTCCCAATAAATAGTCAATAGAAACGTTAAAGTAATCTGCAATTTTCTCAACGCGAGTAATTGAAGGTTGTCTTTTGTTCCATTGATAAATTGTATTATGGCCTAAACTAAGTTCTGATTCTAATTGATAAACGGTAATATGATTTTCTTTGGCCAATTCTTTAATGCGTTCAACGATCATCTTAGTTGCTCCCTTTTTCTAGCTTAAAGGTTAGATAAACTGTTGAAATCTAACTTATAAGTTAGTATAATTTAAGATATAAAAGATTTTGCTTTAATCCTTAGAATATCCTTTATAATATAATATTGAACAAATCTTAGTCAAATTTGTTAGATAACAATTTAGAAAATAGGAGTGGGGCTGAATGAATTATGAATTTTCAGATGCAATTATGCTTTGTTTAAAAAGAAATAAACGACTAGGTGTCAAACCTTCGTCGCAATCGGATATTGCCGATCATTTTGGCTTGTCAAAACCTTATGTTAATCAGCTAATTAATGGTCATGTTACAGATTCAGCAAACACTAGGCAGCGGCTAGTGGAAATTAAAAAATATGTTGGCATGGAATAAAATCACGTAAAAAAGATATGTCTTGCTTGCTTTAGGCAACAGACATATCTTTTTTACGTGATTGATATTTTGAAAATTATATTTTTAATGCAAAATAGTTAATAACCCATGACTGAAAAAATAGCTGTTAAAAAGACAGTTCCTACAGTAACAAGGATCATAAGCCAAACAACGACCATTGTGATTTTTTGAAATCGGCTGCGTTTCTTTTTTGCCACGTTTGTTCACCCTTTTTAATTATTGTTTATAGATAACTATACCGTTTTCGCTTTGATACTGTCAAACGGAAAAACGAACACTTAGAAATTGCGACTTGAAAATTTTGGTTATTTCACGTACACTATGAACGATTTATAATTTTTGAGGAATGGGAACTCATCTAAAATTAATAATTTTAGATGAGTGAAAGTGAGGAATGATCAACAGTGGAAATCATGGTACAAAAATTTGGCGGCACCTCCGTTCAAGATGATCAGTCAAGAGAAAAAGCAATTGGACACGTTCAATATGCCGTTGATCAAGGTTATAAAGTTGTAGTAGTAGTGTCAGCTATTGGTCGTAAAGGAGCACCGTATGCAACAGATTCATTATTAAATTTAGTTGATGGTGATCATTCATTGTTATCTAATCGTGAATTGGATATGTTAGTTTCAGTTGGGGAGATCATTTCAACAGCTGTCTTTACCGAAATGCTGAAAAAACAAAAATTTGCAGCAATCGCATTAACGGGACCTGATGCCGGGGTACGGACAAATAATGAGTATCAAAATGCTAAGGTTTTGGATGTTAAAACAGATGCTATTTTAAAAGAATTTAAAACTCATGATGTTGTAGTTGTAGCCGGATTTCAAGGCCTATCTCGTGAAGGTCATATGACAACTTTAGGTCGTGGTGGCAGTGATACTTCAGCTGCTTTATTGGGTGCTGCCTTGTCAGCTAAAAGGGTTGATATTTTTACTGATGTTTCTGGAATGATGACAGCTGATCCACGGCTAGTAAAAAAAGCTAAATTTTTAAAAAATGTTAGTTATGAAGAAGTTGCTAATATGGCGCATGAAGGGGCAAAGGTAATTCATCCACGAGCGGTCGAAGTTGCTCAACAGGCACATTTACCTTTAAGAATCCGCTCAACGTGGGACAGTGTAGAGGAGTTAGGAACTTTAGTTTCCGACAAGGATTTATCAATTCGACATTATCGTGCGGTAACCGGAATTGCCCATCAAGTCGGCTTAACCCAATTTATTGTTGCAACTGCAAAATGGTCTGCAGAAGACATTTTTAAATTATTAGCAGATAATCATCTAAGTGTTGATTTTATCAATATCTTACCAGAAAAAGTGGTGTTTAATTTAAATCAACAGCAAAGTCAGATTGCTAAACAATTACTGACAGCTAAAAATATTAAATCTGAAATTATTGAAAACTGTGCAAAAGTTTCGATTGTTGGAGCTGGAATAATGGGTACGCCAGGAATTACTGCCCAGATTGTGTCAGCTTTGAGTACCCATAAAATTAAAATTTTGCAAACTACCGATAGTTACACAACGATTTGGGTGTTGGTCAATCAAACAGACTTAATAGCAGCGGTTAATGCACTACATGATGCTTTTTTAAATGAACAGCAGGATGCTTCTGATGAAATTTGAGTGGTTGATCCAATTAGTTATTATTATTCTAATATGGGTTATTTTGCATTTTTGGAAGAAAAAATTTCCACACTTTTTTTTTAAGAGAATCTATCCAATTGATGTGGTCATTATTTATTTAATTTATTGCATTCATTGGTTATCTACTGCGATTTTAGCAACTAGTTTATTGCCAGAAGTTTTTTTTGCAGCAGCGTTGTTAGGAATTGGCTTAACAATATTTTTAGCAATTACCAAAGGCGAAATTATTTATCCACTTTTTTGGCTTCGCTTTTGGCGCCTTTTTGGAATATTAGTTACAATTAGTTATGTAATTTTATTTGGAGAATATTTGTTGAAATTTGTTTTTTAAATATTCACTTCACCTATATCTTATTTTTTAATCGTTTGAAGCCTGAAAAGGGCTTCTTTTTTTATACCAATTTGCTCAAGTAGACTTTAAGAAACCGCTGAATTAAGCAAAAAGACAAAATGATAACTTAAATTTCAAATGAAAAAAGATTAGAATTATAATTTTTTTTATTGTTTTAATAATCAAGTGGTAAAATAGTGGTTGAGAGTGGGAGATTGTGGTAACATCAATTATAGTTAGTGGAAGGAGGCTAAGCTGTTGTTAATGGGAGAATTTCACCACGCAATTGATAGCAAAGGGCGGTTAATTATTCCAGCAAAATTTCGTGAGCAGCTCGCCGATCAATTTGTGCTGACACGTGGCATGGATGGCTGCCTATTTGGCTACCCTGCATCAGAATGGCAACAGCTTGAAGAAAAATTACAGCAACTTCCACTAACTAAGCGTGATGCTAGAGCTTTTGTCCGCTTCTTTTATTCAGCAGCTACTGAATGTGAATTTGATCACCAAGGTCGAATTGTAATTCCAAAATCTTTGCGGCAACATGCAGAATTGACCAAAAAGTGTGTAGTAGTCGGTGTTTCCAATCGATTTGAGATTTGGTCTGAAGAACGTTGGAATAAATTTAGTGAGCAAGCTGAAGAAAATTTTGATGATATTGCTGAAAATATGATTGATTTTGGTTTGTAAATGATTATGGAGGAATAATTGTGGCAGAAAACTTTGTTCACAAGACAGTTTTACTGCAAGAAGCAGTTTCCGGTCTTCAGGTGAAACCTGATGGCAAATATGTTGACTGTACTTTAGGCGGTGGAGGGCATAGTACTTTAATTGCCCAAAAATTGACATCAGCAGGGCACTTATATGCTTTTGATCAAGACGAAACAGCGATTCAATTTAATCTACCATGGTTTAAAAATTTGCCAGTAACTTTGATTGCAGCTAATTTTCGTGAGATCAAGCGAAAATTGACAGATTTAAACGTGAATAAGGTTGATGGTATTCTTTATGACTTAGGTGTTTCTTCGCCACAATTCGATGATGCCAAACGTGGCTTTAGTTACCGGTTTGATGCTCCTTTAGATATGCGAATGGATCGATCACAAAAACTGAATGCTGAAATAGTTGTTAATGATTGGCCTTATGGGAAGTTAGTTAAAATATTTTGGCGCTATGGAGAAGAAAAATATGCGAAATCAATTGCTCGCCATATTGAGAAGGCTCGAATAATAGCACCGATTAAGACGACTGGAGAATTAGTTGAATTGATTAAGGCAGCTATTCCTGCAAGAGCAAGAAGAACAGGCGGGCATCCAGCTAAACGTGTTTTTCAAGCGATTAGAATAGCTGTTAATGATGAATTGGGTGCATTGGAAGATTCGCTGAGTCAAGCACTTGATTTACTTTCACCTGGTGGACGAATTTGTGTAATTACTTTCCAATCATTAGAAGATCGTTTGGTAAAAACAATGTTTAAAGAAAAAACATCCTTACCAGATCTTCCGGCTGGTTTACCCGTGGTTCCAATTGAAATGGAGCCAAATTATCGTTTAGTTACACGTAAACCAATTTTACCAACCGAAGTTGAGTTGGAGCACAATCACCGGGCCCACTCAGCTCGATTACGGATTATTGAAAGAAAATAGAAGGATTAATTATTTAGAGGATGTGATTTGAATGTCAGAAAACACTGCTACTCAGTGGCAAGAAGTTGTTCCGCAAAAAGATCCAA harbors:
- the smc gene encoding chromosome segregation protein SMC — encoded protein: MKLKSLVLDGFKSFAQKTQIEFRPGLTAIVGPNGSGKSNLIEAIRWVLGEQSAKSLRGSRMPDVIFAGSDNQAALNRAEVEIVFDNSDRFLAMESDEVAITRRIFRDGTSEFLLNQKTVRLKDIIDLLIDTGLGRDSFSLISQGKVEQIFNSKPEDRRQFIEEAAGILKYKKERLNAQTKMAETDDHLLRVADIISELAGQVEPLKQQASIAKDYLNQKKQLAFFERSQLIWRLQKTTEKQQTRRIKLTAATAQLAKQQQLTDSLQQQQTKVQQQQLQVNQQIDNCQAGLVQVVKQREQLNGQQQLTAQQEDYRQQRKQELVQQLAEAEQTTQQLQRQLRELKQQLSLQKTKTAKLQKTIRIQKNELQLGSDELQQQLEELRNQIVAKMQRQASVNNQINYLAKEQQRQLAHQQQLLAKLTTLQQQQHTSTNEHQDATNQATALKEHLEQLQQQEQQLLDRQEQLQRKYTVQQQRWYQANGIFQQARAKYDSLHEISSSYNNYYQGVKQVLLAKNRLSGIIGSVAELLTVPPKISVAIETVLGGQLQNIVVTDEQAAKQAINYLKSNHYGRVTFLPQTTVQTRKISSMIEEQLKNISGVVGVASQLVKTAASNQHVLEHLLGTTVIVETIDNAITTAQKLHFRCRIVSLDGDVINAGGSMSGGSRRNNNGLLSQQQQLTDLAAGIAKMQQQLVQLEESGGQLKQQRKAAAKQLAELKPELKQAEIVYQNAATDLKLQQNEKNHLQQQLTAQQFEVEQSKLAMENFTADQAKAVQEKKQLILELEQLKNEFAKRQQQLKNITATHHQQESELAELEQQQAVLQQQQASGQQQVEELSKRLTTRQQQLQQKQAELTALTATAAKQQISGKNLVQQLADLSHQQQTAEGKLQELQQQRTQLQEKVSQQQVKVKRQTELQQLAQQEFQQLKYQVEQQDQQLDQDLQTLSEKYQLTFEAAQRLEREKDSTVIERQLKLLKRGISELGEVNLGAIQEFERVNQRYQFLTAQRQDLLDAKIELQKSMAEIDQEVKSRFEKTFKQTATAFSQIFPEMFGGGQASLKLTAPDNLLQTGIEIMAQPPGKKLQRLSLLSGGEKALTAIVLLFAILRVKPVPFVILDEAEAALDDANVDRYAQYLKKFCQKTQFIVITHRKGTMDHADVLYGITMQQSGISKMVSVALT
- the ftsY gene encoding signal recognition particle-docking protein FtsY produces the protein MGFFEKIKQAFTGEEAPKQDTTEKKYDEGLAKSRQTFGDKLNSLLANFRTVDEDFFDDLEETLIESDVGFETAVKISDELRQEVKLKNAKTKQAVSEVIIQKLIELYEHEGADEDAKLHFATNGPTVFLFVGVNGVGKTTTIGKLAHRLKKDGKKVLLAAGDTFRAGAIEQLAEWGKRVEVPVVRKPAQSDPAAVVYDAVKRAKSENFDVLLVDTAGRLQNKVNLMKELEKISRVITREIPAAPQEVLLALDATTGQNALTQAKQFKDVTPVSGIVLTKLDGTAKGGIVLAIRNELHLPVKLVGLGEQMDDLQDFDPEKFVAGLFGGLLQDIGAN
- a CDS encoding putative DNA-binding protein; translation: MTIEKTNQINALLDFYEPLLTGKQTKYIAYYYREDLSLGEIAENYHVSRQAVYDNIKRTEKILAAYEEKLHLYQQFQQVNQQTEQIKAYVVSHYPEDTKLLQLLKQLESIEE
- the ffh gene encoding signal recognition particle protein; this encodes MAFEGLTERLQQAIGKLKRKGKVSEGDVKEVMREIRLALLEADVNFQVVKDFVKEVREKAIGAKVLESLTPAQQIVKIVNDQLTAVMGQEAVPLQKSEKIPTIIMMVGLQGAGKTTTLGKLALKLKNEQHARPLLIAGDVYRPAAIDQLQALGEQIGAPVFSLGTDISPVEIVRQGLKAAQEKKNDYVLIDTAGRLQIDQKLMEELKQITELAQPNETLLTVDAMTGQNAVEVAKGFNEQLNITGVVLTKLDGDTRGGAALSIRAVTGKPIKFIGQGEKMTDLDIFYPDRMASRILGMGDMLTLIEKAQQDFDEKKAAEMQEKMRENSFDFNDFLDQMEQVQKMGPMDDIMKMIPGMANNPALKNFQIDEKQIAHIKAIVLSMTPNEREQPDILNPSRRRRIAAGSGRPVQEVNRMIKQFNQMKKMMSNISKGNLNGMEGLLGNGLSGKMAKMSLNSMVRKNKKRKLKRLKKLKKRRK
- the rpsP gene encoding 30S ribosomal protein S16, whose product is MSVKIRLKRMGSKKRPFYRIVVADSRSPRDGRFIETVGTYNPLTQPEKVTLKEETIMTWLNNGAQPSDTVKNILAKQGIMKKFHEARFAKK
- the rimM gene encoding ribosome maturation factor RimM (Essential for efficient processing of 16S rRNA) produces the protein MKYFEVGTIVNTHGIKGEVKVAVVTDFAKQRFQPGKIVYLQNNQTSPEKVTLKTVRTFKQFYLLSFNEYSDLTAVEHLKQVKILIDENQQAPLAQGDYYYHQIIGLQVIDQQQQSLGKIKEILSPGANDVWVVERSGKADLLLPAIHDVIKKIDIEQHKVEVELLDGLDD
- the trmD gene encoding tRNA (guanosine(37)-N1)-methyltransferase TrmD, with protein sequence MKINILSLFPEMFTGPLHESIVGKAIEKTLIEVQVVNFRDYTTNRQKHVDDYPYGGGAGMLLQAQPIFSALDSLEKKDGQLGRVILLDPAGKKFDQSLAEEFSQEKSLTFICGHYEGYDERIRTRITDEASLGDFVMTGGEIAAMAMIDATVRLLPGVLGNQASAPADSFSRGLTGLLEYPQYTRPADFQGLKVPDVLLSGNHQKIAEWRQKAALLRTYQRRPDLLKKIELNSQQNQWLREFSKRVD